The Vicia villosa cultivar HV-30 ecotype Madison, WI linkage group LG1, Vvil1.0, whole genome shotgun sequence genome includes a region encoding these proteins:
- the LOC131602329 gene encoding transcription factor bHLH148-like → MTSPSTTIPNILTNTNRNADTDTNTDTRGFSRKKTKNKKHHHQDSQIQINPKWKSQAQQQLYSTKLRRAITSLNSTTTPRRGKAVREAADRALAVTAKGRSRWSRAILMTRLKLKFRKNKNNKKKVHRVTALLPSARSKKSRVNVFRLKGKVVPGVQSKVRFLGRLVPGCKKEPLPVILEEAIDYIPALEMQVRAMSALFNLLSAASTSGAGGTSGSD, encoded by the coding sequence ATGACATCACCATCTACTACAATACCAAACATACTAACAAACACGAACAGGAACGCGGACACAGACACGAACACAGATACACGTGGCTTTAgtagaaagaaaacaaagaacaAGAAGCATCATCATCAAGATTCTCAGATTCAGATCAACCCCAAATGGAAATCCCAAGCGCAGCAACAACTCTACTCCACCAAGCTCCGTCGCGCCATAACATCCCTCAATTCAACTACCACTCCCCGCCGGGGAAAAGCCGTACGTGAAGCAGCCGACAGAGCTCTCGCTGTCACAGCGAAAGGAAGATCCCGATGGAGCCGAGCCATACTGATGACTCGGCTCAAACTCAAGTTTAGGAAGAATAAGAATAATAAGAAGAAGGTACATCGCGTAACCGCTTTATTGCCGTCAGCGCGATCGAAGAAATCGAGAGTGAATGTGTTCCGGTTGAAAGGAAAGGTGGTTCCCGGGGTGCAGAGTAAAGTACGGTTTCTTGGAAGGTTGGTTCCTGGTTGTAAGAAGGAACCGTTGCCGGTGATTTTGGAGGAAGCTATTGATTATATACCGGCGCTTGAGATGCAGGTTCGAGCCATGAGTGCGCTTTTTAATCTGTTATCGGCGGCGTCTACTTCCGGCGCCGGTGGAACTTCCGGTTCCGATTGA